Proteins from a single region of Hordeum vulgare subsp. vulgare chromosome 6H, MorexV3_pseudomolecules_assembly, whole genome shotgun sequence:
- the LOC123405610 gene encoding uncharacterized protein LOC123405610: MPGFHVYPHASRLSEECSPEVSVVVPSTPAPTSIDLNATPVAGGSSSGGTRKHVRQMPADVLLGIRNLFDGMPAAGDEDYIQNLILEAGVPAAGYNPDETQSEDSRGAFTPSTFDQDQATFMRDQVGMDPDGFPLDHEFPEDYGQEEEDECDIEGEPLFEDELVNQAAWEKPKRKSKRTKAYTTAEDKLLCECWRDIGQDPKTGAEQRHSTFWIRVHREFHLRKKFPPYQIVSTRGWVSILM, translated from the coding sequence ATGCCCGGCTTCCACGTCTACCCGCATGCCTCCCGCCTCTCGGAGGAGTGCTCGCCCGAGGTGAGCGTGGTGGTGCCTTCCACGCCCGCGCCCACGTCCATCGACCTCAACGCCACACCGGTGGCCGGTGGCTCGTCATCCGGAGGCACGAGGAAACACGTGCGGCAGATGCCAGCTGACGTGCTGTTGGGCATACGCAACTTGTTCGACGGAATGCCggccgccggcgacgaggacTATATACAGAACTTGATCTTGGAGGCTGGTGTGCCGGCCGCTGGCTACAATCCCGACGAGACACAAAGCGAGGACAGCCGAGGGGCATTCACGccgtccacctttgatcaagatcAGGCGACCTTCATGCGTGATCAGGTCGGCATGGACCCAGACGGCTTCCCACTCGACCACGAGTTTCCAGAGGACTACGGgcaagaggaagaggacgaaTGCGACATCGAAGGGGAGCCTTTGTTTGAGGACGAGCTCGTCAatcaagccgcctgggagaagccGAAGCGTAAGAGCAAGCGGACCAAGGCATACACGACGGCCGAGGACAAACTTCTTTGCGAGTGTTGGAGAGACATTGGGCAAGACCCCAAGACGGGCGCCGAACAAAGGCATTCAACTTTTTGGATTCGTGTCCATcgtgagttccatttgcgcaagaaGTTTCCGCCGTACCAAATAGTAAGCACGCGCGGGTGGGTGTCCATTTTGATGTGA